One genomic window of Arachis hypogaea cultivar Tifrunner chromosome 8, arahy.Tifrunner.gnm2.J5K5, whole genome shotgun sequence includes the following:
- the LOC112705501 gene encoding uncharacterized protein, whose amino-acid sequence MFQAACLTAEFQKATQNSSTDNKSRTARRDEKKRITWRPPPRNWVKVNTDAAFQKETGIAALAVVVRDWQGRVITGTTTTVKTTSALTAEVQAYREALILIKNLQIPNCIIETDCLPLVQAIKSKMPIAEADAIFRNILQLLEDAPDVGATWTPREGNKLAHQLAAMAAGNDLGRQWTMNPPDQVRNLIRTEASFAAIKHNQDIQHQAGTDPSIQMRGHLPP is encoded by the coding sequence ATGTTCCAAGCAGCGTGTCTAACagcagaatttcagaaagcaACACAAAATTCCAGTACAGACAACAAATCAAGGACAGCAAGGAGAGATGAGAAAAAGAGAATTACCTGGAGACCTCCGCCTAGGAATTGGGTCAAAGTGAACACAGACGCAGCTTTCCAAAAGGAAACAGGTATCGCAGCTCTAGCAGTGGTAGTCAGGGACTGGCAGGGTAGAGTCATTACGGGGACTACAACAACAGTCAAGACGACATCAGCACTAACAGCTGAAGTTCAGGCATACAGGGAGGCACTCATACTCATAAAAAATCTGCAAATTCCCAATTGCATAATTGAAACAGACTGCTTACCTTTGGTTCAGGCAATCAAGTCAAAAATGCCTATAGCGGAGGCGGATGCAATCTTTCGTAACATTCTCCAATTGCTGGAAGATGCTCCAGATGTAGGAGCTACCTGGACTCCAAGGGAAGGCAACAAGCTAGCTCATCAACTGGCAGCGATGGCAGCGGGAAATGACCTGGGGAGACAATGGACAATGAATCCGCCTGATCAAGTGAGGAATTTAATTAGAACAGAAGCTAGTTTCGCAGCAATTAAGCACAATCAAGATATACAGCATCAGGCAGGGACAGACCCAAGCATACAAatgagggggcacttgcccccatga